The Natrinema caseinilyticum genomic sequence GAGACACTACAGGATTGTAACGTTTTCACCCGGACACGACGGTCGAGGCTACCGTAGTCGACGGTGGTCGGCGATACGCAGCCACACAGTCGCCGATCGCCGGCAATACGCGTACAGACGCGACTCGCAGTTGGACGACGATGACATCGGACGCATCGAATCACGCCGACGCCTCGGCGCCGGCCGCTGAGAATACCCCTGCGGGTTCGCACCCGAACGAGCACGGCCGGGTATCAGAGGCCGTGCGATACGTCTGAACACCTCGGTCGAAAGGGCGTCCGCTCGAGTCCTGTCGCGACGAAGACGAATCGACGGCGACGGAACAGTCCCCGATCAGGCCTCGATATCGAGACTGTAGAGGCGCTTGCGAGCGTCTGAGAACGAGAAACGGGAGTCGATAACGTTCTCTTCGTCGAGACGGTTCAGCGCGTACCGGACCGTTCGGGACGGAAGCAGCGTCTCGTCGGCGAGTTGTTGCTGGGTCATCGTATCGTTGTACTCGAGGACTTTCGCGACGAGTTTCGCACTCGGTGGAAGGTCGCGGACGTCGTCCCACGTCCCCGACTGGCTAGGCTCCTGTCGAAGCGACTCTGAGGCGCTCATCGTATCTCCCTATTCCGAATACGAGGTGATAATATTTTCTATTCCATTTGATGCTTGTGGGTA encodes the following:
- a CDS encoding MarR family transcriptional regulator — encoded protein: MSASESLRQEPSQSGTWDDVRDLPPSAKLVAKVLEYNDTMTQQQLADETLLPSRTVRYALNRLDEENVIDSRFSFSDARKRLYSLDIEA